A stretch of the Lactuca sativa cultivar Salinas chromosome 9, Lsat_Salinas_v11, whole genome shotgun sequence genome encodes the following:
- the LOC111882683 gene encoding protein ZW2 has product MTKSRRSIDTNAKEFENFFQGWLVRQEHYLEDLRSAMQTCDASEDDLRDLIARVLAHYLQYFEEKSRIANHDVSLVFSPPWFSSFERSFFWIAGFKPALTFRVVDRSVEDMNKEQVEMMERLKAETKAEERELENELAMIQESVAAPPIVEVARRGENWLANGKYDKMESAFETLKEQLEVVVANADMLRSRVAERVVEILTPVQNVRFLAAVTELQLKIRTRGWQLDSQRGDKGR; this is encoded by the coding sequence ATGACGAAATCCAGAAGATCAATCGACACAAATGCAAAAGAGTTCGAGAATTTCTTCCAAGGATGGTTAGTTCGTCAGGAACATTACCTGGAAGACCTCCGATCGGCTATGCAAACCTGTGACGCCTCCGAAGATGATCTCCGTGATTTGATCGCTCGTGTTCTCGCGCATTACCTGCAATACTTCGAGGAGAAATCTCGAATCGCAAATCATGATGTGTCGTTAGTTTTCTCGCCGCCGTGGTTTTCGTCTTTTGAACGGAGTTTCTTCTGGATTGCTGGATTTAAACCCGCATTAACGTTCCGCGTTGTGGATCGTTCGGTGGAGGATATGAACAAGGAGCAGGTGGAGATGATGGAGAGGCTGAAGGCGGAGACGAAGGCtgaggagagggaattggagaatGAGTTGGCGATGATTCAGGAAAGCGTAGCGGCGCCGCCGATTGTTGAGGTTGCTAGGAGAGGAGAGAATTGGTTGGCGAATGGGAAGTATGACAAAATGGAATCGGCATTTGAAACATTGAAAGAGCAGTTGGAGGTGGTTGTCGCGAACGCGGATATGTTGAGGTCGAGAGTGGCGGAGAGGGTGGTGGAGATATTAACGCCGGTGCAGAACGTGAGGTTTTTAGCGGCAGTGACAGAGTTGCAGCTCAAAATAAGGACGCGTGGTTGGCAGCTTGATTCCCAGCGAGGAGACAAAGGACGATGA